AGCGCTTGCGGGAGCTGCTGCGCGGCGGCTACCTGGAGCAGCACCCGGACGCCCAGGCCCTGCAGGAGGCGAATCTCCGGGTGGGACGGCTTCCCGTGCAGTTCGCCTCGCAGCGGGGCCTGAGCCGCCGCCTGCTGGGCGTGGAGCACGAAGTGGAGCGGGACCAGCGGGGCAACGGGTGGAACACCCTGGGCCTCGGAGTGCTCGCCGGCATGCGCGGCTTCAGCGCCCCGGCCCTGCTCGGATTCCACTTCTCCCGCGAACCCCAAGCCGCGCCCTCGGGAAACCTGGGGCTGCTCGCCTCGCCCCTCGTGTCGCGCGCGCTCGCGGTGCTGACGGCGGGCGAGGTGGTCGCCGACAAGACGCCGTGGATTCCCGCGCGCATCTCGCCGCCCGCGCTGGTGGGCCGGGCCCTCTCGGGCGCGCTGGTCGGAGCCGCCCTGGCACCACGCCGCCCACTCACCCCGGTCCACGCGGTGCTGGGCGCGGCGGCGGCGGTGGCCTCGTCCTTCACCTTCTACGCACTGCGTCGGTTCATGACGCGCCGTCTGGGTGTGCCCAACGTGGTGGCGGGGCTCGCGGAAGACGCCGTGGCCGCCGCGCTCGGGGGCAAGCTGTTCGCCGCACTGCGGTAAAGCCTGACGCGGGAACCCGGGTGGTACGCTGGAGGCCCGCTCGCCTCCTCGACGA
Above is a window of Cystobacter fuscus DNA encoding:
- a CDS encoding DUF1990 family protein, producing MTNVEWRLMSGWSDKEVLERLARASTLPLNFEVQEKDMTPDNGWSQVESQALIGCDPPGPPKEGDAFHKLKEAVARMGFSDPRIVHGHFNDAMPLLGRPMMLELRPLVGLRYLCPVRVRAVRSEVDDKRTVYGFSIDTLQGHVEAGREWFLLSKDHRTGELRFHIRAAWREGQFPNWWSHVGFELVGRRYQRAWHHLAHQRLRELLRGGYLEQHPDAQALQEANLRVGRLPVQFASQRGLSRRLLGVEHEVERDQRGNGWNTLGLGVLAGMRGFSAPALLGFHFSREPQAAPSGNLGLLASPLVSRALAVLTAGEVVADKTPWIPARISPPALVGRALSGALVGAALAPRRPLTPVHAVLGAAAAVASSFTFYALRRFMTRRLGVPNVVAGLAEDAVAAALGGKLFAALR